The following proteins are encoded in a genomic region of Montipora foliosa isolate CH-2021 chromosome 10, ASM3666993v2, whole genome shotgun sequence:
- the LOC137972845 gene encoding uncharacterized protein has translation MSKRSVRSLASKIFDPLGLISPFTVRAKILLQELWLKGLQWDDPLDNDTKAKWLSWKSELLQLKDVTIPRCFGNGITQDSVVEVHGFGDASPKAYGAAVYIRIRNKQNNVSSQLESRPLRRCHFQGWNFSHQL, from the coding sequence ATGTCAAAGAGAAGTGTACGTAGTCTGGCATCGAAAATTTTTGACCCACTGGGATTAATATCACCCTTCACTGTTAGAGCCAAAATCCTTCTCCAAGAGTTGTGGTTGAAAGGATTACAGTGGGATGACCCGTTAGATAATGACACTAAAGCAAAGTGGTTAAGTTGGAAGTCAGAGTTGTTGCAGCTAAAAGATGTGACTATCCCTCGATGCTTCGGAAATGGTATTACGCAAGACTCTGTGGTAGAGGTGCATGGTTTTGGAGATGCTTCCCCCAAGGCGTATGGAGCAGCAGTGTACATTCGAATAAGAAACAAGCAAAACAATGTATCCTCACAGCTGGAATCGCGCCCATTAAGAAGGTGTCACTTCCAAGGCTGGAACTTTTCGCACCAGTTGTAA